CACGCTCGTCATCTCCCGGGTGGGCGACGAGGGGATCGATCTCCCCGACGCCGACATGGTCATCGTGGCTTCGGGCCTCGGCGGATCGCGCCGCCAGGGTGCCCAGCGCGCCGGCCGGGCGATGCGACCGGCGGGCAACGCCCTGATGTACGTCCTCGCGACCCGCGGAACGACGGAGGAGGACTTCGCGAAGCGCCAGGTCCAGCACCTCTCCGCGAAGGGGATCCGCGTCCGCGAACAGGACGCCGAAACGGCGGACTGACCCGCGGGCTCTCGATCGCTGCTCGCACGGCGGGTCGTCGGCCGCGAACTGTTGATCAGTCGCGAGGAAGCGATGGCCTAACGCGGATACGAACGTGATAACAAAGGCCGGATCGACACGAGTAATACGTACTCACTATGCTCCATCGGTTCACATACTTCGATGACTGCGTCGCTCTCGCTTCGGCACGTCTCGACCCCAGAGACCGGTGCGGCAGGGGAACCGGCCGCGAGCATCGCCTCGAACCGCTCACGGGCCATCGCGACGGCCGATGTCCCTCGTGACTGATGCGCGTTCTACAACTCGTCACGAACGGCGGCGCGCGCTTCTTCGAGCAACAGATCGAGGCGCTCGAGGCCAGAGGGGTCGAGTGCACGACGCTCAGCCTCTCGTCGAAGACGCAGCAGGACGCCGACCAGACCCGTTCGATCGGGACGTACTTCGAACTGTACCCCAAGGTCCTCAAGCAGTCGTTCGAGTCCCACGACCTCGTCCACGCGAACTACGGTCTCACGGCGCCGCACGCGCTGGCGCAGCCGAACCTCCCGGTCGTGCTCTCGCTGTGGGGGTCGGACCTGATGGGGCCGGCCGCCCCCGTCTCGAAGTTCTGCGCGCAGTACTGCGACGCGGTCATCGTGATGTCCGAACGGATGGCCGACGAACTCGACTGCGACTGTTACGTGATCCCGCACGGGGTCGACCTGAACCGGTTCCAACCACGTTCGCCACGGGAAGCGAAGGAGGAACTCGGCTGGGACCCCGACAAGAAGCACGTCCTCTTCCCGTACGCCTCCGAGCGGGAAGTCAAGAACTTCTCGCGCGCCGACCGCGTGGCCGCCGCCGCCGACGAGCGCGTCGACGCCGACGTCGAACTACACCAGGTGTACGGTATCCCGCACAAGCGCGTCGCCGTTCACATGAACGCGGCCGACGCGCTCCTCATCACGTCGAAGCGGGAGGGCTCCCCGAACACGGTCAAGGAGGCGCTCGCCTGCAACACGCCGATCGTCTCGACCGACGTCGGGGACGTCCCCGAGCGGCTGGAAGACGTCCACCTGTCGCACGTCGGCCGTACCGACCAGGAGCTCGTCGACGCGCTCGTCGACGTCCTGGTCGCCGATGAAGCCTCTGACGGCCGGAAGGAGGCTCAGGAGATAAGTTTGGAACGCATGGGCGAACGCATCGCGGGCGTCTATCAGGACGTCCTCGCGGACCAGTAAACGGAACGGAAAGCGTGACCGAACGAACGTCGCTCCGAGCGGATGACGGCGGGTCCGCGAGCGGCGGCACGATACCGGCGCGTCTCCTGCCCGCCGCTTCGGACTACGCACCCGGATCGCAGATCGGCACTGTCATTTTTTCCTTCGTAGACGGATCCTATCGGAAATTCGGCCGATCTCCCCGTTCGCCTGCTCGCTGTAAGGAGCTTATAACAACAAACCAATACGAGCCAGTAACACGAAAATGATATCTCGGATCGAGGGTCGAACGAACCGTAGCGAAGGCGCACGCGGCCGACGCCGTTCTACGAGCGCGGTTTCCGCAGCCGGCGTCGGGTCCAGGGCCACCTCGGCGCGGCGCGGCGACCAACTGTCGGACGGGGTGGATCGCTCGTGATGGAGGACGCCGAGTACGCGCTCTGTCTCACCCACGACGTCGACCGTCCGTACAAGACGTACCAGTCGCTGTACTACGCGATCACGGAGCGCGACCCGTCTCACCTGCGGTCGCTCGCCCCGGGTGCGAACCCGTACTGGCAGTTCGAGACGGTGATGGAGTTAGAGGAGGAGCTCGGCGTGCGGTCGGCGTTTTACTTCCTCAACGAGAAACACCTCTTCCGGGAGAAGTCCCCGACCGACTGGTTCCGGCTGGAAAACTGGAAGCGGTACATCGGCCGGTACGATATCGAGTCGCCGGAGATGGTCGACGTCATCCAGACGCTCGACGACGGCGGGTGGGAGATCGGGCTGCACGGCTCTTACGAGTCCTACACCGACCCGGAGCGCCTGAAATACGAGAAGGAGGCGCTCGAGGACGTCCTCGGCCACTCGATCACCGGGTGCCGCCAGCACTACCTCAATCTCTCTATCCCCGAGACGTGGCGATACCACCGGGAGATCGGGTTCCAGTACGACGCCAGTCTCGGAGCGAAGACCGAGTACGGCTTCAAGTACGGCGACGACGTCAAGCACCCCTTCGACGACGAGTTCGCGGTGTTCCCCCTGACCATCATGGAGGTGGGTCTCCCCGGAGTGTCGACCGACATCGAGGGCGCCTGGGAGGAGTGTCGCCGCATCCTCGACGAGGCCGGGGAGCGCCAGGCCGTCGTCACCATTCTCTGGCACCTCCGCATGTTCAACGAACAGGAGTTCCCCGGGTATCGCCGTCTCTACCGTCGTATCGTCGAATACGCGCTCGAACAGGGCGCGTGGGTGGGCCCGCCCGAGGAACTGTACGAGGAGATCGTTCAGGAGGGCACGACCCCAAACACGCTCGGATAGCCCTTTCTGGATACCGTTTCGTGTCGGGCCTTCGCCCCCTTACGTACGAGGGGGTGCGGCCGGCTTACTCGGTCGAGATTTCGAGGTAGACGGTCCGATAGGCGTTCTCCATCGACGGGTCTTCCGGAGGCTCGCCCTTGTAGAGGAGGACGGCGACTCTGATGTCGTCGCCCGTCATCTCGGGTTCGAGCGTGAGCCGTTCCCGTGTGGACTCGTTTTGGCCGACGCTGGCCTGGAACCGCTGGAGCTCTTCGGTCTCCAGGACCGACGCGTTCCCGTCCGAGAAGTCGACGCGCTGGGTCTCTACGACGGCGGTGTACTCCACGGGTTCGCCCTCGTGGTTCGACACGCCGACGGTGAGCGGGAGTTCGCCGTCGCCCCCGACCTCCGTCGTGTAGTTCGTGGCGACGAGTTCGCCCGACTCGTTCTCCGAGAGGAGATAGAGTTCGGTGTGAGGGTCCTCTTGCGGGGCCTCCGCGACGGCGTACGCACCGGTCGCCAGCACGACCAGGAGCGCCCCTACGGCCATGACCGTCCACAGCTGCTCCCTGCCGGGCTTGCGGACGAAGTCCCCCGACAGCACGGACGCGACGGCCGGCCCCACCGGGAGTTCGTAGCGGCGGTGCCGGTCGATCTGCCCCCGACGAACGGCGCCGACGAGGAGCAGAACCGCCGACAGCACGCCGACGATCGCGACGAGCGGAACCGGTTCGATCCCGACGGGCGTGAAGTTCAACGCGATAGCGATAGTGCTGACGAGCACGATAGTCCCGCCGAGCGAGTACGCGAGCCGCTCGGCGACGTTTATTCCGCCGGAGAACGGCGACGCATCGTACAGCGGCGTGTTGTCCGACTTCGAGGGCCGGCTGGGAAACAGCACCGTCGTCAGGGCGTATCCAGGAACGAACAGGAGGAGGGGGAGGCCGAAAAGGACCTGTAGCGGCCCGATCTCACTCGTGACAGCGAGTGCTGCCCCCACGATCACCAACAACAGTAACGGGACGTCAAGCGGTACCTTCTCGGTCAGACCGTCAGTCATTCGCCTCTTTCTGAGCCGACAACAGCACTTTGTTATACTCTCTATTCTAGTGGTAACTCGGTCAAAAATGTAGATGAGTATTCATAAGGTAGGTTTCGGGACGGCTAACAGCCCTATTCCGCTCATAACAATGTGGTCAGGATACCAGAGGGGCGGGTGTGGACGAGAGCGGGGACAGTCCTTCAGTAGACCGTCGTCGGTTTCTCAAAGCGCTGGGAGCCACGGCAGCGACGGGAGCGCTCGCGGCGTGTTCGCGACGGCAGGACTCCCCCGACGAGGAGGACCAGGAGCGAACCGTCGCCGGAGAGATCTCCGAGTACGCGGAGAGCGGCGCGGACTCGCGGACGTTTCTCGACCAGTTCGAGAACATCGTCGACGTCGCCGCCGTCGCGGAGAGCGACGGGGGCCTGACGCCTTTCGACCCGGTGGTCGAGGAGCACGGCGTCGACAGCACGCTGTTCATCTTCGGCGACGG
This region of Halostella limicola genomic DNA includes:
- a CDS encoding DUF1616 domain-containing protein — its product is MTDGLTEKVPLDVPLLLLVIVGAALAVTSEIGPLQVLFGLPLLLFVPGYALTTVLFPSRPSKSDNTPLYDASPFSGGINVAERLAYSLGGTIVLVSTIAIALNFTPVGIEPVPLVAIVGVLSAVLLLVGAVRRGQIDRHRRYELPVGPAVASVLSGDFVRKPGREQLWTVMAVGALLVVLATGAYAVAEAPQEDPHTELYLLSENESGELVATNYTTEVGGDGELPLTVGVSNHEGEPVEYTAVVETQRVDFSDGNASVLETEELQRFQASVGQNESTRERLTLEPEMTGDDIRVAVLLYKGEPPEDPSMENAYRTVYLEISTE
- a CDS encoding glycosyltransferase encodes the protein MRVLQLVTNGGARFFEQQIEALEARGVECTTLSLSSKTQQDADQTRSIGTYFELYPKVLKQSFESHDLVHANYGLTAPHALAQPNLPVVLSLWGSDLMGPAAPVSKFCAQYCDAVIVMSERMADELDCDCYVIPHGVDLNRFQPRSPREAKEELGWDPDKKHVLFPYASEREVKNFSRADRVAAAADERVDADVELHQVYGIPHKRVAVHMNAADALLITSKREGSPNTVKEALACNTPIVSTDVGDVPERLEDVHLSHVGRTDQELVDALVDVLVADEASDGRKEAQEISLERMGERIAGVYQDVLADQ
- a CDS encoding polysaccharide deacetylase family protein → MEDAEYALCLTHDVDRPYKTYQSLYYAITERDPSHLRSLAPGANPYWQFETVMELEEELGVRSAFYFLNEKHLFREKSPTDWFRLENWKRYIGRYDIESPEMVDVIQTLDDGGWEIGLHGSYESYTDPERLKYEKEALEDVLGHSITGCRQHYLNLSIPETWRYHREIGFQYDASLGAKTEYGFKYGDDVKHPFDDEFAVFPLTIMEVGLPGVSTDIEGAWEECRRILDEAGERQAVVTILWHLRMFNEQEFPGYRRLYRRIVEYALEQGAWVGPPEELYEEIVQEGTTPNTLG